The proteins below come from a single Pandoraea apista genomic window:
- a CDS encoding YXWGXW repeat-containing protein produces the protein MKKLTLTIALVAATLGGIAVAPAHAQVGVSISIGAPPPPRYEPVPPPRVGYVWAPGFWDWDGHHHVWRGGHWERERPGYAYRAPTWHQGPHGWELNRGGWDHGDHGRGPDHHDDHRGYDHHG, from the coding sequence ATGAAAAAACTGACTCTGACCATTGCGCTCGTGGCTGCCACGCTCGGCGGGATTGCCGTGGCGCCGGCCCACGCTCAGGTAGGCGTTTCCATCAGCATCGGCGCGCCGCCGCCGCCGCGTTATGAGCCGGTGCCGCCGCCGCGCGTCGGGTACGTTTGGGCGCCGGGCTTCTGGGACTGGGACGGCCACCACCACGTGTGGCGTGGCGGCCACTGGGAACGTGAGCGTCCGGGCTACGCGTATCGCGCACCGACCTGGCATCAGGGGCCGCACGGTTGGGAGTTGAACCGTGGCGGCTGGGATCATGGCGATCACGGCCGGGGCCCCGACCATCATGACGATCACCGCGGCTACGATCACCACGGCTGA
- a CDS encoding GNAT family N-acetyltransferase yields the protein MTTSTIATNSHAPFGTPAQTLTTERTILRQWRLEDLPLFAALNADREVMRHFPTTLDRAQSDAVAHRLAQHIETHGYGPWALEIPGVTPFAGFVGLMRVGFDAPFVPAVEIGWRLATAWWSKGYATEAARAAAQFAFGTLGLDELVSFTVPANVRSRAVMQRIGMRHCPDEDFLHPLIPLGHRLRRHVLYRLGADELASGKR from the coding sequence ATGACGACGTCGACCATTGCCACGAATTCACATGCTCCTTTCGGCACGCCTGCTCAGACGCTGACGACCGAGCGTACGATTCTGCGTCAGTGGCGCCTGGAAGACCTGCCGCTTTTCGCCGCGCTCAACGCCGACCGGGAAGTCATGCGCCACTTTCCTACGACGCTCGATCGTGCCCAAAGCGACGCCGTCGCCCACCGGTTGGCGCAACACATCGAGACGCACGGTTACGGCCCATGGGCACTCGAGATTCCAGGCGTGACGCCGTTTGCCGGTTTCGTCGGCCTGATGCGTGTGGGTTTCGACGCCCCTTTCGTGCCGGCGGTGGAGATCGGCTGGCGGCTGGCGACAGCGTGGTGGTCGAAGGGCTATGCAACGGAAGCGGCACGCGCGGCGGCGCAGTTCGCGTTCGGGACACTGGGCCTCGACGAACTTGTCTCGTTTACCGTGCCCGCCAACGTGCGCTCGCGCGCAGTAATGCAGCGCATCGGCATGCGCCACTGCCCCGACGAGGACTTTCTGCACCCATTGATACCATTGGGCCATCGACTGCGTCGCCACGTGCTGTATCGGCTCGGTGCCGACGAATTGGCGTCCGGCAAGCGGTGA
- a CDS encoding MdtA/MuxA family multidrug efflux RND transporter periplasmic adaptor subunit: MTEHGPHGSEQPNGSDRPTPANPGAQRNAGPVEAPSRARRWLVPGVIGLVVVLIAGGVYYRLHAQNAQGPAQAGGRRGGPPAGAAGAGAPATPVTAVEAKTGDLPVFLNALGTVTPTRSVTVHSRVDGQLMKVHFKEGDMVKEGQLLAEIDPRPFQVQVTQMEGQLAHDQALLKNAQLDLARYETLLKQDSIAGQTVDTQRALVKQYEGTVKSDEGQLGNARLQLSYASVTAPVSGLAGLRLVDPGNIVHASDTNGIVIINEVSPITVVYTIPEDNLPKVVKRSRSGETLLVETFDRAGKIKLASGKLASIDNQIDTTTGTVKLKAEFANSEGLLFPNQFVNVKMLVDTLKSATLIPSAAVQRGTQGSFVYAVQPDQTVKLKTVKLGPTDGTNVAVESGIAPGERLVIDGMDKLRDGAKVEVITAESRAAAVAPRAPGEKRNGNGGHRRSAQ, translated from the coding sequence ATGACCGAGCACGGTCCCCACGGTTCGGAACAACCGAACGGTTCTGATCGGCCCACGCCCGCTAACCCCGGGGCGCAACGCAACGCGGGGCCAGTCGAGGCGCCTTCGCGTGCGCGCCGCTGGCTCGTGCCCGGTGTCATCGGGCTGGTCGTCGTGCTCATTGCGGGCGGTGTTTATTACCGTCTGCACGCTCAAAATGCTCAGGGACCCGCCCAGGCGGGCGGGCGGCGTGGCGGTCCGCCCGCCGGTGCAGCCGGGGCCGGCGCTCCGGCCACGCCGGTCACGGCGGTCGAGGCCAAGACGGGCGATCTGCCGGTCTTCCTCAATGCACTGGGCACCGTCACGCCGACACGCAGCGTTACGGTGCATTCGCGGGTCGACGGTCAGCTCATGAAGGTGCACTTCAAGGAAGGCGACATGGTCAAGGAAGGCCAGTTGCTTGCTGAGATCGATCCGCGTCCGTTCCAGGTGCAGGTCACGCAGATGGAGGGGCAGCTCGCTCACGATCAGGCGCTGCTCAAGAACGCCCAGCTCGATCTGGCCCGGTACGAGACCCTTCTCAAGCAGGACTCGATTGCCGGACAGACCGTCGATACGCAGCGTGCGCTCGTCAAGCAGTACGAAGGGACGGTCAAGTCCGACGAAGGTCAGCTTGGCAATGCCCGTTTGCAGTTGAGCTATGCGAGCGTGACCGCACCGGTCTCAGGACTCGCGGGGCTGCGTCTGGTCGATCCGGGCAATATCGTTCACGCTTCGGACACCAACGGTATCGTGATCATTAACGAGGTCTCGCCGATTACCGTCGTCTACACAATTCCCGAAGACAATCTGCCGAAGGTGGTCAAGCGCTCGCGCAGCGGCGAGACGCTGCTCGTTGAAACCTTCGACCGTGCCGGCAAGATCAAGCTCGCGAGCGGCAAGCTCGCCTCCATCGACAACCAGATCGATACGACGACCGGCACCGTGAAGCTCAAGGCCGAGTTTGCCAACAGCGAGGGTTTGTTGTTCCCGAATCAGTTCGTCAACGTGAAGATGCTCGTCGACACGCTCAAGAGCGCCACGCTGATTCCGAGCGCGGCCGTGCAGCGCGGCACGCAGGGCAGCTTCGTTTATGCCGTGCAGCCGGATCAGACCGTCAAGCTCAAGACCGTGAAGCTCGGGCCGACCGATGGCACCAATGTGGCCGTGGAGTCGGGCATTGCGCCGGGCGAAAGACTCGTGATCGACGGCATGGACAAGCTGCGCGACGGCGCCAAGGTCGAAGTGATCACGGCCGAGAGCCGCGCGGCGGCCGTCGCACCGCGCGCCCCCGGCGAGAAGCGCAACGGCAACGGCGGGCATCGCCGTTCGGCGCAATAG
- a CDS encoding YeeE/YedE family protein: MTLDTLHFTPWTALAGGVLIGLAVVWLMLSAGRIAGISGIVGGLLRPRAGDVGWRVVFIAGMMAAPWVYRAVAVVPEAQIDAGTAMLIAAGLLVGFGTRLGSGCTSGHGVCGLSRLSWRSLVATLCFMATGVATVFVVRHVLNVGGAA; this comes from the coding sequence ATGACTCTCGACACGCTTCACTTCACCCCCTGGACAGCTTTGGCCGGTGGGGTGCTGATTGGACTCGCCGTTGTCTGGCTGATGCTGTCGGCCGGGCGCATCGCGGGCATCTCCGGCATCGTCGGCGGCCTGTTGCGGCCTCGCGCCGGCGATGTGGGCTGGCGCGTTGTCTTCATCGCCGGCATGATGGCGGCGCCCTGGGTGTACCGCGCCGTTGCCGTAGTCCCCGAAGCGCAGATCGATGCCGGCACGGCCATGCTCATCGCGGCTGGCTTGCTGGTGGGCTTCGGCACGCGGCTTGGATCGGGCTGCACGAGCGGGCACGGTGTTTGCGGCCTGTCGCGTTTGTCGTGGCGCTCGCTCGTTGCCACGCTGTGTTTCATGGCAACCGGCGTCGCGACAGTGTTTGTCGTGCGGCATGTCCTGAATGTAGGAGGTGCCGCGTGA
- a CDS encoding MBL fold metallo-hydrolase — protein sequence MSATPAHIEAFFDTATATVTYVVFDAPGGHAAILDPVLDYDPKAGRTHTGSAERVLEFVAAQKLTVDWILETHAHADHLSSARWLKERVGGRIAIGAHIRDVQHVFKKLFHLGADVPPDGSQFDHLFEDGETFAIGTLQAEAMFVPGHTPADMAYRVGDAVFVGDTLFMPDVGTARCDFPGGNAHTLYRSIRRLLALPESTRLFMCHDYPPAGREANWQTTVGEQRRANIHVHDGIDEDAFVAMREARDRTLDMPTLILPAVQVNIRAGDMPPPEANGTRYLKIPLNAL from the coding sequence ATGTCAGCCACGCCAGCACACATCGAAGCCTTCTTCGACACCGCCACCGCCACGGTGACGTACGTCGTGTTCGATGCGCCAGGCGGTCACGCCGCGATCCTTGACCCGGTGCTCGACTACGACCCCAAGGCGGGGCGCACGCATACCGGGTCGGCCGAACGTGTTCTCGAGTTCGTCGCCGCGCAAAAGCTCACGGTCGACTGGATTCTCGAAACGCACGCGCACGCCGATCATCTGTCGTCGGCCCGCTGGCTCAAGGAGCGCGTGGGCGGGCGCATTGCCATTGGCGCGCACATTCGCGATGTCCAGCACGTCTTCAAGAAGCTGTTCCATCTGGGGGCCGACGTACCACCCGACGGCTCGCAGTTCGACCACTTGTTCGAAGACGGCGAGACGTTCGCCATTGGCACGTTGCAGGCCGAGGCGATGTTCGTGCCAGGGCATACGCCGGCCGACATGGCCTATCGCGTGGGCGACGCCGTGTTCGTGGGCGACACGCTTTTCATGCCCGATGTCGGCACCGCGCGCTGCGACTTTCCCGGCGGCAACGCGCACACGCTGTACCGGTCGATCCGCCGCCTGCTGGCGCTGCCAGAGTCGACACGCCTGTTCATGTGCCACGACTATCCGCCGGCCGGACGCGAAGCGAACTGGCAAACGACGGTTGGCGAGCAGCGCCGCGCGAACATTCATGTACACGACGGCATCGACGAAGACGCCTTCGTCGCCATGCGCGAAGCCCGTGATCGCACGCTCGACATGCCCACGCTGATCCTGCCTGCCGTACAGGTCAACATCCGCGCGGGCGACATGCCCCCGCCGGAGGCCAACGGCACGCGCTACCTGAAGATTCCGCTCAACGCGCTGTAA
- a CDS encoding ATP-binding protein — translation MKGRFDTLFGRLALLIIAALVISHFSYLTILRSDHDDTRVQNAAEQMAFIIKSASEVHEGNSTLTLPDLVQVVPVSFAHGDVFEPTSKNARLTTELARRLPAGTQLRVERTPPPRIWARLPGRDYWIATPVLSVRNPPGTATILPGLAAVLGITVIFALFAAWQLQRPVRDMAAAAEQLATHRVRTQVKERGPLELRQLTERFNRMSHDIVQTDRERNTMLAGIAHDLKTPLARLRLRAEMLDDVQMSEGITRDAESMTRIVDQFLLFARGVEMDGAASPVEARIPSLIAPFLDQGYAIELDLQAGPGFRLRQTYLERIVNNLLDNAVTYGRAPLAIRTSRDASGWRLVIEDSGPGIPNEDINRIVRPFVRLDPARGGNAHCGLGLAIVDKLTQQLGGRVSFTNRPTGGLQVTLMFPPDDPGAE, via the coding sequence ATGAAGGGCCGTTTCGACACTCTGTTTGGCCGGCTGGCGCTGCTCATCATCGCGGCGCTGGTCATCAGCCATTTCTCGTATCTCACGATCCTGCGCAGCGATCATGACGACACGCGCGTGCAGAACGCCGCCGAGCAAATGGCGTTCATCATCAAGTCCGCGTCGGAAGTGCATGAAGGCAACTCAACGCTCACGTTGCCCGATCTCGTCCAGGTCGTACCGGTCTCGTTCGCCCATGGCGACGTGTTCGAGCCGACCAGCAAGAACGCTCGCCTGACGACCGAACTTGCCCGGCGTCTGCCGGCCGGCACGCAACTGCGCGTGGAACGCACACCACCGCCGCGCATCTGGGCACGCCTGCCGGGGCGCGACTACTGGATCGCCACGCCGGTACTATCGGTGCGCAACCCGCCGGGCACCGCCACGATTCTGCCGGGCCTGGCCGCCGTACTCGGTATTACGGTCATCTTTGCGCTGTTTGCCGCCTGGCAATTGCAGCGGCCAGTGCGGGATATGGCCGCCGCAGCCGAGCAACTCGCGACCCATCGCGTTCGAACACAGGTCAAGGAGCGCGGCCCGCTGGAGCTGCGTCAACTGACCGAGCGTTTCAATCGCATGAGTCACGATATCGTGCAGACCGACCGCGAGCGCAATACGATGCTCGCCGGGATCGCCCACGATCTGAAGACGCCGCTTGCACGTTTGCGTCTGCGTGCCGAAATGCTCGACGACGTGCAGATGAGCGAAGGCATCACGCGCGACGCCGAATCGATGACCCGGATCGTCGACCAGTTCCTGCTGTTTGCCCGAGGTGTCGAAATGGACGGCGCGGCGTCGCCGGTGGAGGCACGGATTCCTTCGCTGATTGCGCCGTTCCTCGATCAGGGCTATGCCATCGAACTGGACTTACAAGCCGGGCCGGGCTTCAGGCTGCGCCAGACCTACCTCGAGCGCATCGTGAATAACCTGCTCGACAATGCGGTCACCTACGGGCGGGCGCCGCTCGCGATCCGCACATCGCGAGACGCCAGTGGCTGGCGCCTTGTCATCGAAGACAGCGGCCCGGGCATTCCGAACGAAGACATCAATCGTATCGTGAGACCTTTCGTGCGCCTTGATCCGGCTCGCGGTGGCAACGCCCACTGCGGACTTGGGCTGGCCATCGTCGACAAACTGACCCAGCAATTGGGCGGGCGAGTCTCGTTCACCAATCGTCCTACGGGCGGATTGCAGGTCACCCTGATGTTTCCACCGGACGATCCCGGTGCGGAGTAA
- a CDS encoding LysR family transcriptional regulator encodes MAGFDFDQLRTFVAVAEAGSLSAAAPRVFLSQSSVSEQVRKLEERVGVTLFTRGKQGVATTPAGERLLTHARQLIAQSERAWHDVRGFSLAGELRLAITDYFRPGDVARMLRHLSVAYPSLRIHVTILKSGVIESGYDSGDFDIGLSMRVLGKSLGRDAVAGSRTLGRESLDWVASPDFVLEEGVPLPLLVLPDTCALHRFTTQWLDEHRVPYTIAHVASGVAGLQLALSAGLGVACLNTSAAGPALARIETLVPGRRLPSLPDAEFHLLPARRGEPEWVTQARDALAGQLTAR; translated from the coding sequence GTGGCGGGATTCGATTTCGATCAGTTGCGTACCTTCGTCGCTGTGGCCGAGGCGGGTAGCCTGTCGGCGGCGGCGCCGCGTGTCTTCCTGTCGCAGTCGTCAGTGAGCGAACAGGTTCGCAAGCTGGAGGAGCGCGTTGGCGTGACACTGTTCACGCGCGGCAAGCAAGGGGTCGCAACAACGCCCGCGGGCGAGCGGCTGCTGACCCATGCGCGGCAATTGATCGCTCAGTCGGAACGGGCCTGGCACGATGTGCGCGGGTTTTCGCTCGCTGGCGAGCTGCGGCTGGCGATCACCGACTACTTCCGTCCCGGCGATGTGGCGCGCATGCTGCGGCACCTGAGTGTGGCGTATCCGTCACTGCGCATTCATGTGACGATTCTGAAGAGCGGCGTGATCGAGTCGGGTTACGACAGCGGCGACTTCGACATTGGCTTGTCGATGCGCGTGCTTGGCAAGTCCCTCGGCCGCGACGCCGTCGCGGGCAGCCGCACGCTCGGGCGAGAGTCGCTCGACTGGGTGGCGTCGCCGGATTTCGTGCTTGAGGAAGGGGTGCCGCTACCGCTCCTGGTGCTGCCAGACACCTGTGCGCTTCACCGCTTCACCACGCAATGGCTCGACGAGCATCGCGTGCCTTACACGATTGCCCATGTGGCGTCGGGGGTGGCAGGGTTGCAGTTGGCGTTGAGCGCGGGGCTCGGGGTGGCATGTCTGAATACATCGGCGGCGGGCCCGGCGCTCGCGCGCATCGAAACGTTGGTGCCGGGGCGACGTTTGCCGTCGTTACCGGACGCCGAGTTTCATCTGTTGCCCGCGCGCCGCGGCGAACCCGAATGGGTGACGCAGGCGCGCGACGCGTTGGCGGGGCAGCTTACAGCGCGTTGA
- a CDS encoding H-NS family nucleoid-associated regulatory protein — protein MASYKELVAQREKIEKQIEEARTREVAQVIAEVKQKIQEYELTAKDLGLATTDGRRRAARAQIAPKYMNPATGETWSGRGRAPKWVGKNKEKFLIK, from the coding sequence ATGGCAAGCTATAAGGAACTCGTCGCGCAACGCGAAAAGATCGAAAAGCAAATCGAAGAGGCCCGGACCCGCGAAGTGGCCCAGGTCATCGCCGAAGTCAAACAGAAGATCCAGGAATATGAACTGACGGCAAAGGATCTGGGACTTGCCACGACGGACGGTCGTCGTCGCGCCGCTCGCGCACAGATTGCGCCGAAGTATATGAATCCGGCCACCGGCGAAACGTGGTCGGGCCGCGGCCGCGCGCCGAAGTGGGTTGGGAAGAACAAAGAGAAGTTCTTGATCAAGTAA
- a CDS encoding tautomerase family protein: MPHIVLQLSGTPNDALSREAVRAVSQLTVDTLHKAPEVIAVTVDYVPHERWFIGGAPLSEQGKNAFHLDISVTDETNTKAEKAQFIAQVFETVSGLLGNVHACSYIHVIDARAAAYGYGGRTQEYRHQHASTA, translated from the coding sequence ATGCCGCACATCGTTCTTCAACTCTCCGGTACGCCCAACGACGCGCTCTCGCGCGAGGCCGTGCGCGCCGTGTCGCAACTGACTGTGGACACGCTGCACAAGGCGCCGGAAGTCATTGCCGTGACCGTCGACTATGTGCCGCACGAACGCTGGTTCATCGGTGGCGCGCCACTCTCGGAACAGGGGAAAAACGCCTTTCATCTGGATATCAGCGTGACAGACGAGACGAACACGAAAGCGGAGAAAGCGCAGTTCATCGCGCAGGTCTTCGAAACCGTGTCGGGCCTGCTCGGTAACGTGCATGCGTGCTCGTACATTCATGTGATCGACGCTCGCGCCGCCGCTTACGGTTACGGCGGACGCACGCAGGAATATCGTCATCAGCACGCATCGACGGCGTGA
- a CDS encoding DUF6691 family protein: MKKLLFAFIGGLVFGLGLILAGMANPAKVLGFLDLAGQWDPSLAFVMGGAVAVGLLGFRLAHSRPVAWTGEPRVWPALHGLDKRLVLGALLFGIGWGIAGICPGPALVLLGAGSGKALLFVAAMVGGMALHAMVFRAGTK, translated from the coding sequence GTGAAGAAGTTGCTCTTCGCATTCATCGGCGGTCTCGTGTTCGGGCTTGGGCTGATTCTCGCGGGCATGGCCAATCCGGCAAAGGTGCTGGGCTTCCTTGACCTTGCGGGGCAATGGGACCCATCGCTGGCGTTCGTGATGGGCGGGGCTGTTGCCGTGGGGCTGCTGGGCTTCCGTCTGGCGCATTCGCGCCCGGTCGCGTGGACGGGCGAACCGCGTGTGTGGCCAGCTTTGCACGGTCTGGACAAACGGCTCGTGCTCGGTGCGTTGCTGTTCGGTATCGGTTGGGGGATCGCGGGTATTTGCCCGGGCCCGGCGCTGGTGCTGCTTGGCGCGGGTTCCGGCAAGGCGCTGCTGTTCGTTGCGGCGATGGTCGGTGGTATGGCGCTGCACGCAATGGTCTTCCGCGCAGGTACGAAATAA
- a CDS encoding response regulator codes for MKILVVDDDPDLRDLLREYLSRHGFSVAVMHDGDGLAARLERERPALIVLDLMMPKVDGLTALRDLRARNDDVPVILLTARSDEIDRIVGLEIGADDYLGKPFSPRELLARINAVLRRRKTPDAAVPEQRENYTFGPFVLDFRSRTLTRDAQLLTLSDGEYGLLRLLVNHAMQVLSRERIIELLYGADSDVNDRGIDVQIWRLRRLLDEDAQSPRFIQTVRGRGYIFVPDGQRADMATG; via the coding sequence ATGAAAATTCTTGTTGTCGACGACGATCCCGATCTGCGTGATCTGCTGCGCGAGTACCTGAGCCGCCACGGCTTCTCGGTCGCCGTCATGCATGACGGCGATGGGCTGGCCGCACGCCTCGAGCGTGAGCGTCCCGCCCTGATCGTGCTCGACCTGATGATGCCCAAGGTCGATGGCCTCACGGCGTTGCGTGACCTGCGAGCGCGCAACGACGATGTGCCGGTGATCCTGCTCACGGCGCGCAGCGACGAGATCGACCGCATCGTGGGACTGGAAATCGGCGCCGACGACTATCTCGGCAAGCCGTTCAGCCCGCGCGAGCTGCTGGCCCGCATCAACGCCGTGCTGCGTCGTCGCAAGACACCCGACGCCGCCGTGCCCGAGCAACGCGAGAACTACACGTTCGGCCCATTCGTACTCGACTTCCGCAGCCGCACGCTGACCCGCGATGCCCAGTTGCTTACGCTCTCGGACGGTGAATATGGCTTGCTGCGCCTGTTGGTGAACCACGCCATGCAGGTGCTCTCGCGCGAACGCATCATCGAATTGCTTTACGGCGCCGATAGCGACGTCAACGACCGCGGCATCGACGTGCAAATCTGGCGCCTGCGCCGTTTGCTCGACGAAGACGCGCAGAGCCCGCGCTTTATCCAGACCGTGCGCGGGCGTGGTTATATCTTCGTTCCCGACGGCCAACGCGCCGATATGGCGACCGGTTGA
- a CDS encoding MFS transporter, whose translation MENIDATVITTSLPAMARDLHQDPISLKMALTAYVVGLGIFIPICGWVSDRFGARNVFRTAIGIFMAGSILCALSFSLPTFVFARFLQGVGGAMMVPVGRLVIFRAVPKHDLVKAIGYLTMPALLGPVIGPPLGGAITAYLHWRWIFFINIPVSLLGIYLAGKYIDNERGGDAGRLDTLGFMLSALGSGLLMLGLAMIGEHQVADSVVFTMCALGAVFVYAYWRHANRVEAPLLDFRLLRIPTFHASVVGGSLFRIGLGAVPFLLPLALQEGLHMDPFESGMITCASAFGAIFMKAIAQRVLARFGFRRVLIVNAALAGLALSSYGLFTHNTPVLVMLAVVAFGGFFPSLQFTCLNSIVYADIASADASRATSLASVVQQLSLGLGVTISGMVLQASSRLAGHEQLTASDFLPAFLVIGLFSWLSIPVTRQLPADAGTELAGKH comes from the coding sequence ATGGAGAACATCGACGCCACGGTGATCACGACTTCGCTGCCCGCCATGGCACGCGATCTTCATCAGGACCCGATCTCACTGAAGATGGCGCTCACCGCCTACGTGGTCGGACTGGGCATCTTCATTCCGATCTGCGGCTGGGTCTCGGACCGTTTCGGTGCGCGCAACGTCTTTCGTACCGCGATCGGCATTTTCATGGCCGGATCGATTCTGTGCGCGCTGTCGTTCTCGCTGCCGACGTTTGTATTCGCGCGCTTCCTACAGGGGGTTGGCGGCGCGATGATGGTGCCGGTCGGCCGTCTCGTGATCTTCCGCGCGGTGCCCAAGCATGATCTGGTCAAGGCTATTGGCTACCTGACCATGCCCGCGTTGCTCGGCCCGGTCATTGGGCCGCCGCTCGGTGGCGCCATTACGGCCTATTTGCACTGGCGCTGGATCTTCTTCATCAACATTCCGGTCAGCCTGCTCGGCATTTACCTTGCGGGCAAGTACATCGACAACGAGCGCGGCGGCGACGCCGGACGTCTCGACACACTCGGCTTCATGCTCTCCGCGCTGGGCAGCGGCCTGCTCATGCTCGGGCTGGCCATGATCGGTGAACACCAGGTCGCCGACAGCGTTGTGTTCACCATGTGCGCACTGGGCGCCGTATTCGTCTACGCCTACTGGCGGCATGCGAATCGTGTAGAAGCGCCTCTGCTCGATTTCCGCCTTCTGCGTATTCCAACGTTCCACGCCAGCGTCGTTGGCGGTTCGCTCTTTCGCATCGGTCTGGGCGCCGTGCCATTTTTGCTGCCGCTGGCGCTGCAGGAGGGGCTGCATATGGACCCGTTCGAATCCGGCATGATCACCTGTGCGTCGGCGTTCGGTGCCATTTTCATGAAGGCGATTGCGCAACGGGTGCTGGCAAGATTCGGTTTCCGCCGGGTGCTGATCGTCAACGCGGCACTGGCCGGACTGGCGCTCTCGTCCTACGGGCTGTTCACGCACAACACGCCGGTACTTGTCATGCTGGCCGTGGTGGCCTTCGGCGGCTTCTTCCCGTCGCTCCAATTCACATGCCTGAACTCGATCGTGTACGCCGACATTGCGAGTGCCGACGCCAGCCGCGCAACGAGCCTCGCGAGCGTTGTACAACAGTTATCGCTCGGGTTGGGCGTGACGATTTCAGGGATGGTGCTACAGGCGAGCAGCCGGCTCGCTGGTCACGAGCAACTGACGGCCAGCGACTTCCTCCCGGCATTCCTCGTGATCGGGCTGTTCTCGTGGCTGTCGATCCCCGTCACCCGGCAACTCCCCGCAGACGCCGGCACGGAGCTGGCAGGCAAGCACTGA